One Gloeobacter morelensis MG652769 DNA window includes the following coding sequences:
- a CDS encoding IS701 family transposase translates to MAGRICWRFRRLEAKERCLLYLKALMAPIERKNSWQLAEFAGDTDPSNFQHFLNRACWEADGLRNDLRRYVVEHLGDPDGVLIVDETGFLKKGTKSVGVQRQYSGTAGRTENCQVGVFLAYASAKGHAFIDRALYLPKSWTDNPQRCREAWVPEGAEFATKIQLARRMLKRAVQAGAPARWVAADALYGTDHRLRHCVEELGLNYVLAVQKDHAVWIGQKTHRVETLVTQQGAETWRILSCGEGSKGPRFYRWTALALGHPEKPHLRRWVIGRRNLGEPDKVAYFLALAPVGTTPEQLVGVIGRRWAIEQGFQDAKGEADLDQYEVRTWHGWYRHVTLSLLAHAVMTVLRAQAIDVKKMLPGSSGSLYTFKKRCGFYYL, encoded by the coding sequence CTGGCCGGCCGCATCTGCTGGCGTTTCCGCCGTCTGGAAGCCAAAGAGCGTTGCCTGCTCTACCTCAAAGCCTTGATGGCCCCCATCGAGCGCAAGAACTCCTGGCAGTTGGCCGAGTTCGCCGGTGACACCGACCCTTCCAACTTCCAGCACTTCCTCAACCGCGCCTGCTGGGAAGCGGACGGACTGAGGAATGACCTGCGGCGCTATGTAGTCGAGCACTTGGGAGACCCGGATGGCGTGCTCATCGTCGATGAGACCGGCTTTTTGAAGAAGGGCACCAAATCTGTCGGCGTGCAGCGGCAGTACTCAGGCACCGCCGGACGCACGGAAAACTGCCAGGTGGGCGTGTTCCTGGCTTATGCCTCTGCGAAGGGGCACGCCTTTATCGACCGCGCACTCTACTTGCCGAAAAGCTGGACGGACAATCCGCAACGCTGCCGCGAGGCCTGGGTGCCGGAGGGAGCAGAATTTGCCACCAAGATCCAACTTGCCCGAAGAATGCTCAAACGGGCCGTCCAGGCCGGGGCGCCTGCCCGATGGGTGGCGGCCGATGCCCTCTACGGCACCGACCACCGCTTGCGCCATTGCGTCGAGGAACTGGGCCTGAACTACGTCCTTGCCGTTCAGAAGGACCATGCCGTCTGGATCGGACAGAAGACGCATCGGGTGGAAACCCTGGTCACGCAGCAAGGAGCCGAAACATGGAGGATCCTCAGTTGCGGGGAGGGCTCCAAAGGGCCCCGTTTCTACCGCTGGACCGCCCTTGCTTTGGGACACCCGGAAAAGCCGCACCTGAGGCGCTGGGTGATCGGCCGCCGCAACTTGGGCGAGCCGGACAAAGTGGCCTACTTCCTCGCCCTCGCACCGGTCGGCACGACCCCGGAGCAACTGGTGGGGGTGATCGGTCGGAGGTGGGCCATCGAACAAGGTTTCCAAGACGCCAAGGGCGAAGCGGACCTGGATCAGTACGAGGTGCGCACCTGGCACGGTTGGTACCGGCACGTCACCCTGTCGCTGCTGGCCCACGCGGTGATGACGGTCCTGCGTGCCCAAGCGATCGATGTAAAAAAAATGCTGCCCGGCAGCAGCGGGAGCTTGTATACATTCAAGAAGCGGTGCGGGTTCTATTACCTGTAA
- a CDS encoding tetratricopeptide repeat protein: MFEFVPTRRTLLLASFAATAILASALEQMIASASTSHLLPRLLVQMPFGVHWLVCPPIPRAEHLKQFIGNLGYTLDEVGYFNRYVKAHPEDTNAREWLGYLRYHVGWKNRNTQLLEAAERDFTTAIRSERGNADVLFHRAIVRYDLGDKRGALGDCTEALRIGFRPFNCFNGAVYTACWVHQARSLIREELGDWRGALEDSDRALELENRDANRSSGLHWGLYWRRGRCFALVGDWASAAADFEKVVSYFEVSRQVFPGAEEGYLDLGYALAALGRWDQAARAFRKVVQFLDGNPWISVDVLATMPTRSGDKPYCSRVSLGYAHAALGERDEAIENFRKAIEMFEKHSYVGERDKMLANLEEFINRRVT, from the coding sequence ATGTTCGAATTCGTGCCTACTCGGCGCACCCTTCTTCTTGCCAGTTTTGCCGCCACAGCAATACTCGCGTCGGCTCTGGAGCAGATGATTGCATCTGCGTCTACCTCGCATTTATTACCCAGGCTCCTGGTGCAAATGCCCTTCGGCGTGCACTGGCTTGTCTGTCCTCCCATTCCCCGGGCTGAGCACCTTAAGCAGTTCATAGGAAACCTCGGCTACACCCTTGACGAGGTCGGTTACTTCAACCGTTACGTCAAAGCGCACCCGGAAGATACAAACGCTCGCGAGTGGCTAGGGTACCTCCGCTATCACGTCGGCTGGAAAAATCGGAACACCCAATTGCTAGAAGCAGCCGAGCGGGACTTCACGACGGCCATACGGAGTGAACGTGGAAACGCGGACGTGCTCTTCCACCGGGCGATTGTGCGTTACGACCTAGGGGACAAACGGGGTGCCCTCGGCGACTGCACAGAAGCCCTGCGCATCGGGTTCAGACCATTTAATTGCTTCAACGGTGCCGTTTATACCGCTTGTTGGGTGCACCAGGCAAGGTCGCTGATTCGGGAGGAACTGGGAGATTGGCGCGGAGCGCTCGAAGATAGCGATCGTGCCCTGGAACTCGAAAACCGCGACGCAAACCGCAGCTCCGGTTTGCATTGGGGCTTGTACTGGAGGAGGGGGAGGTGCTTTGCGCTCGTGGGCGACTGGGCGTCAGCCGCGGCGGACTTCGAAAAGGTCGTGAGCTACTTCGAGGTGAGCCGACAGGTGTTCCCAGGCGCCGAGGAGGGCTACCTCGATCTCGGCTACGCTCTCGCGGCGCTCGGCCGTTGGGATCAAGCCGCTCGGGCCTTCCGGAAGGTGGTGCAATTCTTGGATGGGAATCCGTGGATAAGCGTCGACGTCCTTGCAACCATGCCCACGAGGTCCGGGGACAAACCTTACTGCTCCCGCGTGTCTCTCGGCTATGCCCACGCGGCCCTTGGCGAACGCGACGAGGCGATTGAGAACTTCCGTAAGGCAATCGAAATGTTCGAGAAACACAGCTACGTAGGAGAGCGCGACAAGATGCTAGCCAACCTAGAAGAGTTCATCAATAGGAGAGTGACATGA
- a CDS encoding Uma2 family endonuclease: MHPERHNPTAAMPEQRLTLYGVSWQEYEILGATLCDRPGLRMTYLEGTLEIMTTSREHGALKTTIARLIEAYAEEMDIDLNGYGAMTFKKAARQRGLEPDECYCVGTMRDIPDIALEVVITSGGIDKLQVYAGLQVPEVWFWQDGVFSLYHLEGSEYLPIASSRFLPQLDLLNLHRFVDPNNQTQTVKTYRRTLRA; the protein is encoded by the coding sequence ATGCACCCAGAACGGCACAATCCCACAGCGGCCATGCCGGAGCAGCGACTCACCCTCTACGGAGTGAGCTGGCAGGAGTACGAAATCTTGGGAGCGACCCTGTGCGATCGCCCGGGATTGCGGATGACCTATCTGGAAGGAACACTGGAGATCATGACCACCTCCCGCGAGCACGGGGCGCTGAAGACGACCATTGCGCGCCTTATCGAAGCTTACGCGGAAGAGATGGACATCGATCTCAATGGGTACGGCGCGATGACCTTCAAAAAAGCGGCCAGACAGCGGGGGTTGGAGCCGGACGAATGCTACTGCGTCGGTACCATGCGCGACATTCCGGATATTGCCCTCGAAGTGGTCATCACTAGCGGCGGCATCGACAAGCTGCAGGTCTATGCAGGACTGCAGGTGCCGGAGGTGTGGTTCTGGCAGGACGGTGTTTTTTCGCTGTATCACCTCGAAGGCTCCGAGTATCTGCCGATCGCAAGCAGCCGATTTTTGCCGCAACTGGATCTGCTGAACCTGCACCGATTTGTCGATCCCAACAACCAGACCCAGACAGTCAAAACTTACCGACGAACACTTCGTGCTTGA
- a CDS encoding DUF1257 domain-containing protein: MSHFSTLRTKITDAEILKSSLRDLGISVKTVADVRGYNGQRVRADIVATLDGEYDLGWSRNSDGSFDLIADLWGVAKKHNQTELINSINQKYAVNKTLAEVKRTGHSVVSQSVGADGSYRLTIGR, translated from the coding sequence ATGTCTCATTTCAGCACTCTCCGCACCAAGATCACCGACGCTGAGATCCTCAAGTCTTCGCTGCGCGACCTCGGCATCTCCGTCAAGACCGTCGCCGATGTGCGCGGCTACAACGGCCAACGCGTGCGCGCCGACATCGTCGCCACCCTCGATGGCGAATACGACCTGGGCTGGTCGCGCAATTCCGACGGCTCCTTCGATCTGATCGCTGATCTCTGGGGCGTTGCCAAAAAGCACAACCAGACCGAGCTCATCAACTCGATCAACCAGAAGTACGCCGTCAACAAGACCCTGGCCGAAGTCAAGCGCACGGGCCACTCCGTGGTCTCCCAGAGCGTTGGCGCCGACGGTTCCTACAGGCTGACGATTGGCCGCTAA